A window of Cohnella herbarum contains these coding sequences:
- a CDS encoding AraC family transcriptional regulator, whose translation MDQRHLRENRRHGTPEFPLGTYLQVHVDSDTILDNHWHDEAEFLWVMSGQAVFQIGLAIYKLSEGEGMYVPGGEVHGGYSLDFSPCTYKAIVFHMDWLTEARDGISTRFLQPLQRGDAVIPSVFGRKTLWGELVLRHLNDIYRLFESEDSAKELRIKAELYSLFADLISHNQWTRRDPAHAVDTQTMDRLKGVVSYIESNCGQPLTVPKLAAVAGMSVGHFSRVFKSFMRKTPMDYVNHYRILQAAYLLQTAKISVAEAALEVGMDNFSYFSKKFRSIYDCTPTQFRKKFRSL comes from the coding sequence ATGGATCAAAGACATTTGCGTGAAAATCGCAGGCACGGAACGCCCGAATTTCCGCTAGGCACGTATCTACAGGTGCATGTGGATTCGGATACGATTCTCGATAATCATTGGCACGACGAAGCCGAATTTCTGTGGGTGATGAGCGGACAAGCCGTATTCCAAATCGGGTTGGCTATCTATAAGCTTAGCGAGGGAGAGGGAATGTATGTACCCGGCGGGGAAGTTCACGGGGGCTATTCGCTGGATTTTTCGCCTTGCACCTATAAAGCGATCGTTTTTCATATGGATTGGCTGACCGAAGCGAGAGACGGGATATCTACGCGTTTTCTTCAGCCCTTGCAGCGAGGAGATGCCGTTATCCCTTCTGTGTTCGGGAGAAAGACGTTATGGGGGGAGCTTGTTTTACGACATCTCAACGACATCTATCGCTTGTTTGAATCCGAGGATTCGGCGAAAGAATTGCGGATTAAAGCCGAGCTATATTCTCTTTTCGCGGATCTGATTAGCCATAATCAATGGACGCGGAGAGATCCTGCCCATGCCGTGGATACCCAGACGATGGATAGATTGAAGGGCGTCGTCTCTTATATAGAAAGCAATTGCGGACAACCATTGACCGTTCCGAAGTTAGCAGCGGTGGCCGGAATGAGCGTCGGCCATTTCAGCCGAGTCTTCAAATCTTTCATGAGAAAAACGCCTATGGATTACGTTAATCATTACCGAATTCTGCAAGCGGCGTATTTATTGCAAACCGCCAAAATCTCCGTAGCGGAAGCTGCTTTGGAAGTCGGAATGGACAATTTTAGCTATTTCAGCAAGAAGTTCAGGTCGATTTATGACTGCACGCCTACGCAATTCCGCAAAAAATTTAGGAGTCTTTAA
- a CDS encoding peptidylprolyl isomerase, whose amino-acid sequence MTERNENELNDKQQQVDNEQIERELENNLENDGTLEAAPVNREIAASEPAAPVRNNSSVVVPWIITVIAIAALVFVLIKNPSGGNETVAKMDGITIKQSDLIDEISNQMGEQSLISLVDGLAQTKIIDMESEKAGVTITDDDIAKEIEVIKTQYGMASDDDLNAALQQSGFTLDDFKEKQIKPQLKIKKLFESQHPATAEDLKAYFDTNKETFATTPKEVRASHILLSTKEDADAVLAELKAGKDFATLAKEKSQDPGSKDKGGDLDFFGRGVMHAEFEDAAFALAKGEMSEVVQSQSGFHIIKLTDVKEAVIPEYDTVKDKVSQAYWNEKMNKEAQAWLDGLKKDKNYENLLAKKEEPSPSASPSASPEATPEASPSASQSAGQ is encoded by the coding sequence ATGACTGAACGCAACGAGAATGAATTGAACGATAAGCAACAACAGGTAGACAATGAGCAAATAGAGAGAGAGCTCGAGAATAACTTAGAGAACGATGGAACTCTCGAAGCGGCTCCAGTTAATCGGGAAATCGCTGCGAGCGAACCCGCCGCCCCTGTCCGCAATAACTCTTCCGTCGTCGTACCCTGGATTATAACGGTCATCGCGATTGCGGCTCTCGTGTTCGTGCTGATCAAGAATCCATCGGGCGGTAACGAGACGGTGGCCAAGATGGACGGCATTACGATTAAACAATCGGATTTAATCGATGAGATTTCCAACCAAATGGGAGAACAATCTTTGATCTCCTTAGTAGACGGTCTCGCCCAAACGAAAATAATCGACATGGAATCCGAGAAAGCTGGCGTAACGATTACGGACGATGATATCGCCAAAGAAATCGAAGTTATTAAGACGCAATACGGCATGGCAAGCGACGACGATTTGAATGCGGCACTGCAACAATCCGGTTTTACGCTAGATGATTTTAAGGAAAAACAAATCAAGCCGCAATTGAAAATCAAAAAGCTGTTCGAAAGCCAACATCCGGCAACAGCGGAAGATCTGAAAGCTTACTTCGATACTAACAAAGAGACCTTCGCCACAACGCCGAAAGAAGTAAGAGCTTCGCACATTCTTCTGAGCACGAAGGAAGACGCCGATGCCGTTCTCGCCGAATTGAAGGCCGGCAAAGATTTCGCGACGTTGGCGAAAGAGAAATCGCAGGATCCGGGCTCCAAGGACAAGGGAGGAGATCTCGACTTCTTCGGTCGCGGCGTTATGCACGCTGAGTTCGAGGATGCGGCATTCGCCTTGGCTAAAGGCGAAATGAGCGAAGTCGTGCAATCGCAAAGCGGCTTCCACATCATTAAGCTGACCGACGTGAAGGAAGCGGTTATCCCTGAGTACGACACGGTGAAGGATAAAGTGAGTCAAGCTTACTGGAACGAGAAAATGAACAAGGAAGCCCAAGCTTGGTTAGACGGATTGAAGAAGGATAAAAATTACGAGAACCTGTTAGCGAAAAAAGAAGAGCCAAGCCCTTCCGCTAGCCCTAGCGCATCTCCGGAAGCAACCCCGGAAGCATCGCCGTCCGCTTCCCAATCAGCCGGACAATAA
- a CDS encoding response regulator transcription factor has translation MSKTILIVDDDREIANLIDIYLRNEGFDTEQAHDGEEALQKLANRSFHLIVLDIMMPKMDGMEVCRRIRETGSIPILMVSAKAEDMDKILGLMTGADDYVVKPFNPLELVVRVKTLLRRAYQYGNQSAASPEEEGLLKINELTINKSTHTAEVRGNPVHLTSTEFGILYLLASNPGRVFSAEDIFQQVWKEKYFESNNTVMVHISKLRDKLEEEMGRKLITTVWGVGYKIEL, from the coding sequence ATGTCCAAAACGATATTAATCGTTGACGATGACCGCGAAATCGCCAACTTAATCGATATTTATTTACGGAATGAAGGTTTTGACACGGAACAAGCCCATGACGGGGAGGAAGCGTTACAGAAGCTCGCCAATCGTTCCTTTCACCTCATCGTGCTCGATATCATGATGCCCAAGATGGACGGAATGGAAGTGTGCAGACGTATTCGGGAAACCGGGTCTATCCCGATCCTGATGGTTAGCGCGAAGGCGGAAGATATGGACAAGATTCTGGGTCTGATGACCGGAGCCGACGATTACGTCGTTAAGCCATTTAATCCCTTGGAACTGGTCGTTAGGGTCAAGACCCTGCTTAGACGGGCTTACCAGTACGGTAATCAATCCGCCGCTTCTCCGGAAGAAGAGGGCTTACTGAAGATAAACGAGCTGACGATCAACAAATCGACGCATACCGCGGAAGTACGCGGTAATCCCGTCCACCTGACTTCGACAGAATTCGGAATTCTTTATTTACTGGCAAGCAATCCGGGACGCGTATTCAGCGCGGAAGATATTTTCCAACAGGTATGGAAAGAGAAGTATTTCGAATCGAACAATACCGTAATGGTTCATATCAGCAAGCTTCGGGATAAGCTCGAAGAAGAGATGGGCAGGAAGCTGATCACGACCGTATGGGGGGTTGGCTATAAAATTGAACTCTAA
- a CDS encoding sensor histidine kinase gives MNSNIAVRMAWRLAWQMVISALLSIVTSFMSVIIVERMTRNDYSSRSFLRGIADLFGQMPVIILACFVLFIVYMIALNWRRFSYYDKLSRSVAYISKGNFDHTVPVKQNNEVTLLAENMNLLVLELKRSLDEERKTEQTKNELITNVSHDLRTPLTSILGYLGLVEHDRYRDEVEMRHYVQIAYAKAERLNVLIHDLFEYTRLRHDVIPLNKKNFNLVEMMNQLLVHYRLTLESAKMKGNLITNVNELTIEGDPDKLVRVFENLLSNAISYGNAGEKVDIYLNKQNESAIIEIVNYGDAIPAADLPNLFDRFYRVDKSRSENNGGTGLGLAIAKGLVEKHNGTISVTSDGDSTNFRIRLPLS, from the coding sequence TTGAACTCTAATATCGCGGTCCGCATGGCTTGGCGATTAGCTTGGCAGATGGTTATAAGCGCGTTGCTTTCAATTGTCACCAGTTTTATGTCCGTCATTATCGTGGAACGAATGACTAGGAACGACTATTCCTCGAGATCTTTTCTCCGGGGGATTGCCGACTTGTTCGGACAAATGCCGGTCATCATATTAGCTTGTTTCGTGTTATTTATCGTATATATGATAGCGCTGAATTGGAGAAGGTTTAGTTATTATGACAAGTTAAGCCGATCCGTAGCCTATATTTCGAAGGGGAATTTCGACCATACCGTCCCCGTTAAACAAAACAATGAAGTGACTCTGCTCGCGGAAAACATGAACTTGCTCGTGCTTGAGCTGAAACGGTCGCTCGACGAAGAACGGAAAACGGAACAAACGAAAAACGAGCTTATCACGAACGTTTCCCATGATTTGCGCACTCCGTTAACCTCGATTCTCGGATATTTGGGGCTGGTCGAACACGACCGGTATCGCGACGAGGTAGAGATGCGCCATTACGTTCAAATCGCGTACGCCAAAGCCGAGAGGCTCAACGTGCTGATCCACGATCTGTTTGAATACACTCGCCTGCGCCATGACGTCATTCCTTTGAACAAGAAAAATTTTAACCTGGTAGAGATGATGAATCAACTGCTGGTTCATTATCGCTTGACGTTGGAATCAGCCAAAATGAAAGGGAATTTAATTACGAACGTTAACGAGTTAACGATTGAAGGAGATCCCGACAAGCTTGTCCGGGTGTTCGAGAATTTGTTATCGAATGCCATCTCGTACGGGAATGCGGGCGAGAAAGTCGATATTTACTTGAACAAGCAAAATGAATCGGCGATCATCGAGATCGTGAATTACGGGGATGCGATTCCTGCTGCCGATTTGCCCAATTTATTCGATCGATTTTACCGCGTGGACAAATCCAGATCGGAAAATAACGGGGGGACGGGATTAGGTTTAGCGATAGCCAAAGGTCTTGTCGAGAAGCATAACGGTACGATCTCGGTTACGAGCGATGGAGACAGTACGAATTTTAGGATTAGGCTCCCATTGTCGTAA